In Helianthus annuus cultivar XRQ/B chromosome 9, HanXRQr2.0-SUNRISE, whole genome shotgun sequence, the following are encoded in one genomic region:
- the LOC118482145 gene encoding isochorismate synthase 1, chloroplastic-like isoform X2, translated as MGVGGIVKLQKEVPNTSILSSNNVPIKKLCGVGVDRALQMINKNNSPLIKVLLARSSVIRTSPDIVPLTWLATLQVESENAYQFCLRPPDAPSFIGNTPEQLFHQNRFDIYSEAMAGTRARCDSKALDLQIALDLLYR; from the exons ATGGGTGTTGGTGGTATCGTGAAGTTACAAAAAGAGGTTCCGAATACATCCATTCTCAGCAGCAATAATGTTCCCATTAAGAAACTGTGTGGTGTTGGTGTTGACAGAGCATTGCAAATGATAAACAAAAACAACTCACCCCTTATCAAG GTCTTGCTTGCACGTAGCAGCGTAATTAGGACCTCCCCTGATATTGTTCCTTTGACATGGTTGGCAACTTTACAG GTTGAGAGTGAAAATGCTTATCAGTTCTGTCTTCGGCCTCCTGATGCACCTTCCTTTATAGGGAACACT CCAGAGCAATTATTTCATCAAAACAGATTCGATATTTATAGCGAGGCAATGGCTGGAACCCGGGCCAGATGTGACTCAAAAGCCCTTGATCTGCAGATAGCCCTAGATTTACTTTATAG GTAA
- the LOC118482145 gene encoding isochorismate synthase 1, chloroplastic-like isoform X1, with product MGVGGIVKLQKEVPNTSILSSNNVPIKKLCGVGVDRALQMINKNNSPLIKVLLARSSVIRTSPDIVPLTWLATLQVESENAYQFCLRPPDAPSFIGNTPEQLFHQNRFDIYSEAMAGTRARCDSKALDLQIALDLLYSL from the exons ATGGGTGTTGGTGGTATCGTGAAGTTACAAAAAGAGGTTCCGAATACATCCATTCTCAGCAGCAATAATGTTCCCATTAAGAAACTGTGTGGTGTTGGTGTTGACAGAGCATTGCAAATGATAAACAAAAACAACTCACCCCTTATCAAG GTCTTGCTTGCACGTAGCAGCGTAATTAGGACCTCCCCTGATATTGTTCCTTTGACATGGTTGGCAACTTTACAG GTTGAGAGTGAAAATGCTTATCAGTTCTGTCTTCGGCCTCCTGATGCACCTTCCTTTATAGGGAACACT CCAGAGCAATTATTTCATCAAAACAGATTCGATATTTATAGCGAGGCAATGGCTGGAACCCGGGCCAGATGTGACTCAAAAGCCCTTGATCTGCAGATAGCCCTAGATTTACTTTATAG TCTGTGA
- the LOC118482145 gene encoding isochorismate synthase 1, chloroplastic-like isoform X4: MGVGGIVKLQKEVPNTSILSSNNVPIKKLCGVGVDRALQMINKNNSPLIKVLLARSSVIRTSPDIVPLTWLATLQVESENAYQFCLRPPDAPSFIGNTSVNWPRIICILQ; this comes from the exons ATGGGTGTTGGTGGTATCGTGAAGTTACAAAAAGAGGTTCCGAATACATCCATTCTCAGCAGCAATAATGTTCCCATTAAGAAACTGTGTGGTGTTGGTGTTGACAGAGCATTGCAAATGATAAACAAAAACAACTCACCCCTTATCAAG GTCTTGCTTGCACGTAGCAGCGTAATTAGGACCTCCCCTGATATTGTTCCTTTGACATGGTTGGCAACTTTACAG GTTGAGAGTGAAAATGCTTATCAGTTCTGTCTTCGGCCTCCTGATGCACCTTCCTTTATAGGGAACACT TCTGTGAATTGGCCCCGGATAATCTGCATCCTTCAATAA
- the LOC118482145 gene encoding isochorismate synthase 1, chloroplastic-like isoform X3, with protein sequence MGVGGIVKLQKEVPNTSILSSNNVPIKKLCGVGVDRALQMINKNNSPLIKVLLARSSVIRTSPDIVPLTWLATLQVESENAYQFCLRPPDAPSFIGNTSNYFIKTDSIFIARQWLEPGPDVTQKPLICR encoded by the exons ATGGGTGTTGGTGGTATCGTGAAGTTACAAAAAGAGGTTCCGAATACATCCATTCTCAGCAGCAATAATGTTCCCATTAAGAAACTGTGTGGTGTTGGTGTTGACAGAGCATTGCAAATGATAAACAAAAACAACTCACCCCTTATCAAG GTCTTGCTTGCACGTAGCAGCGTAATTAGGACCTCCCCTGATATTGTTCCTTTGACATGGTTGGCAACTTTACAG GTTGAGAGTGAAAATGCTTATCAGTTCTGTCTTCGGCCTCCTGATGCACCTTCCTTTATAGGGAACACT AGCAATTATTTCATCAAAACAGATTCGATATTTATAGCGAGGCAATGGCTGGAACCCGGGCCAGATGTGACTCAAAAGCCCTTGATCTGCAGATAG